The Kitasatospora sp. NBC_00374 genome has a segment encoding these proteins:
- a CDS encoding alpha/beta fold hydrolase, which yields MSSTTTRTAAQALRRLSFTFAADGSHAACLAAGADGSWYPETWRLPAHGPAEPTALPLPGHRSENLRSQLVSLPDGRVLVCRHDGDRHSLVLLSAVAGRAAADEREVAALRLPGLRLLPVPGAGPGFPVAVALGTDARPVTTVWLIRADGSEPAQIAELPGLHGGGVWLDRSGRLLALDRVAEGTVKSVVLDLELGITTPLLEITEGSNDRLVLFDPDTRFGMVRSDAPGADRLGWGVIGGSEPLRFPDCLHVAGMFLQPIALAPRTAEEPGSLRVALQIDRGAGSALALWQPGGGLEPLPVPAGRLGAVGDWSAAGLRMPYSAPDHPAALATLEVDTLLGQGPDTVPSTVPLPLQLAPLAGTGHTGPATGPAGAGPVRHARGTPAGWRLDASAAPSDGGCWNPAQSLELAGPSGPVEAVVYGGDTWLSTPHLVIALHGGPADAWRLEFDPALQRMAGDGLAVLAPNQRGSTGYGTEHAMAIRGAWGGPDLEDVLHLLEGVAGQRSALGLEPPALFGVSYGAFLALLATAHAAPGQVARCAVAAPFLSGARLLAEGAAPVRALAGRLGGDRPLEDARGPRDVLRLAHRLTAPLLILHGDRDEVVPVSQSRTLRHELLRLGRVEGTDFGYVEAVGAGHEMLVEEGATLLHELLAGFLRTGRPG from the coding sequence ATGAGCAGCACCACGACCCGCACCGCCGCCCAGGCCCTGCGCCGCCTCAGCTTCACCTTCGCGGCCGACGGCTCGCACGCCGCCTGTCTGGCGGCCGGCGCCGACGGCAGCTGGTACCCGGAGACCTGGCGGCTGCCGGCCCACGGCCCCGCCGAACCGACCGCTCTCCCGCTGCCGGGCCACCGCTCGGAGAACCTGCGCTCCCAGCTGGTCTCGCTGCCGGACGGCCGGGTGCTGGTCTGCCGGCACGACGGCGACCGGCACAGCCTGGTACTGCTCTCGGCGGTCGCCGGCCGGGCCGCGGCCGACGAGCGGGAGGTGGCCGCGCTGCGCCTGCCGGGTCTGCGGCTGCTCCCGGTCCCGGGAGCCGGGCCCGGATTCCCGGTGGCGGTCGCCCTGGGCACCGACGCCCGGCCGGTCACCACGGTCTGGCTGATCCGGGCGGACGGCTCAGAGCCGGCCCAGATCGCCGAGCTGCCCGGACTGCACGGCGGCGGGGTCTGGCTCGACCGCAGCGGCCGTCTGCTCGCCCTGGACCGGGTCGCCGAAGGCACCGTCAAGTCGGTCGTGCTCGACCTCGAACTCGGCATCACCACACCGCTGTTGGAGATCACCGAGGGCAGCAACGACCGCCTGGTGCTGTTCGATCCGGACACCCGCTTCGGCATGGTGCGCAGCGACGCCCCGGGCGCCGACCGGCTCGGCTGGGGCGTGATCGGCGGCAGTGAGCCGCTGCGCTTCCCCGACTGCCTGCACGTCGCCGGGATGTTCCTGCAGCCGATCGCCCTGGCACCCCGGACCGCCGAGGAGCCGGGCAGCCTGCGGGTCGCGCTGCAGATCGACCGAGGCGCGGGCTCCGCGCTGGCCCTGTGGCAGCCCGGCGGCGGCCTGGAGCCACTGCCGGTACCGGCCGGCCGGCTCGGCGCGGTCGGCGACTGGTCGGCGGCCGGCCTGCGGATGCCGTACTCGGCGCCCGACCACCCGGCGGCACTGGCCACCCTGGAGGTGGACACCCTGCTCGGGCAGGGCCCCGACACCGTGCCCAGCACCGTCCCGCTGCCCCTGCAGCTGGCGCCGCTGGCGGGCACCGGCCATACCGGGCCGGCCACCGGGCCCGCCGGCGCCGGCCCCGTCCGGCACGCCCGCGGTACGCCCGCCGGCTGGCGGCTCGACGCGAGCGCGGCGCCGAGCGACGGCGGGTGCTGGAACCCGGCCCAGAGCCTGGAGCTGGCCGGTCCGTCCGGTCCGGTCGAGGCCGTGGTCTACGGCGGCGACACCTGGCTGAGCACCCCGCACCTGGTGATCGCCCTGCACGGCGGCCCGGCGGACGCCTGGCGGCTGGAGTTCGACCCTGCCCTGCAGCGGATGGCCGGGGACGGACTCGCCGTCCTCGCGCCCAACCAGCGCGGGTCCACCGGGTACGGCACCGAGCACGCCATGGCCATCAGGGGGGCCTGGGGCGGCCCGGACCTGGAGGACGTACTGCACCTGCTGGAGGGGGTGGCGGGCCAGAGATCGGCCCTCGGACTCGAACCCCCGGCCCTGTTCGGGGTCAGCTACGGCGCGTTCCTCGCGCTGCTCGCGACGGCGCACGCGGCGCCCGGGCAGGTGGCGCGCTGCGCGGTGGCCGCCCCGTTCCTCTCCGGTGCCCGGCTGCTCGCGGAGGGCGCCGCGCCCGTCCGGGCCCTGGCCGGCCGGCTCGGTGGCGACCGGCCGCTGGAGGACGCCCGCGGCCCGCGCGACGTGCTCCGGCTGGCCCACCGGCTGACCGCACCGCTGCTGATCCTGCACGGCGACCGGGACGAGGTGGTGCCGGTGAGCCAGTCCCGCACGCTGCGCCACGAACTGCTGCGGCTCGGCCGGGTGGAGGGCACCGACTTCGGCTACGTCGAGGCCGTCGGCGCCGGGCACGAGATGCTGGTCGAGGAGGGCGCGACGCTGCTGCACGAGCTGCTGGCCGGCTTTCTGCGCACCGGCCGGCCCGGGTAG
- a CDS encoding alcohol dehydrogenase catalytic domain-containing protein, with protein MRAAILHETGQDKLEVREDVETVGFGPGRVRVRLRATSLCHSDLSAMAGIMPQPAPFVPGHEGAGEVVEVGEGVTGVAVGDRVVLCWMPPCGECAHCGRGQGHLCVASLRRLSVPNFRFGGTDAFGFYSTGTFAEEVVVTADSVLKVPADLPYDLAALIGCGVTTGLGAAVNTARVEPGSSVAVIGAGGVGIAAVQGARVCGAARITVVDPVESRRERALGFGATDAVAPEELKAAAKGQEGGGYDYVFEAVGRSATVRAAYDAARRGGAVVVIGAGARADQVSFSMAELFFNEKRILSSMYGGGEVRRTAARAIDLWRAGRLDLAGMITHRLPLEGVNEAIAQMRSGEALRTVLTLD; from the coding sequence ATGCGCGCAGCGATCCTGCACGAGACCGGCCAGGACAAGCTGGAGGTCCGCGAGGACGTCGAGACGGTCGGCTTCGGGCCGGGCCGGGTACGGGTCCGGCTGCGGGCCACCAGCCTGTGCCACTCGGACCTGTCGGCGATGGCCGGGATCATGCCGCAGCCCGCCCCGTTCGTGCCCGGCCACGAGGGCGCCGGCGAGGTGGTCGAGGTCGGCGAGGGCGTCACGGGCGTCGCGGTGGGCGACCGGGTGGTGCTCTGCTGGATGCCGCCGTGCGGCGAGTGCGCGCACTGCGGCCGCGGCCAGGGCCACCTGTGCGTGGCGAGCCTGCGGCGGCTGTCCGTACCGAACTTCCGCTTCGGCGGCACCGACGCCTTCGGCTTCTACAGCACCGGCACCTTCGCCGAGGAGGTGGTGGTCACCGCCGACAGCGTGCTCAAGGTGCCCGCCGACCTGCCGTACGACCTGGCCGCGCTGATCGGCTGCGGGGTGACCACCGGGCTCGGGGCCGCGGTCAACACCGCCCGGGTCGAGCCCGGGTCCTCGGTCGCGGTGATCGGCGCCGGCGGGGTCGGCATCGCGGCCGTCCAGGGCGCCCGGGTCTGCGGTGCGGCCCGGATCACCGTGGTCGACCCGGTGGAGTCGCGCCGCGAGCGGGCACTGGGCTTCGGGGCCACCGACGCCGTCGCGCCCGAGGAGCTGAAGGCCGCCGCGAAGGGCCAGGAGGGCGGCGGCTACGACTACGTCTTCGAGGCGGTCGGCCGCTCCGCCACCGTCCGGGCCGCGTACGACGCCGCCCGGCGCGGCGGGGCGGTGGTGGTGATCGGCGCCGGCGCCAGGGCTGACCAGGTGTCCTTCAGCATGGCCGAGCTGTTCTTCAACGAGAAGCGGATCCTGTCCTCGATGTACGGCGGCGGTGAGGTCCGGCGGACCGCAGCGCGGGCGATCGACCTGTGGCGGGCCGGGCGGCTGGACCTGGCGGGCATGATCACGCACCGGCTGCCGCTGGAGGGCGTCAACGAGGCGATCGCGCAGATGCGCAGCGGCGAGGCGCTGCGTACGGTGCTGACCCTGGACTGA
- a CDS encoding M48 family metallopeptidase, giving the protein MPTLTRPDSCPDCTAPLDTDPTFPAWCPACEWNLLARPAAPSLLTPREQRREDRAGRRTAKREQAVRTRAELVYEQVASDTPAHRDPAVRLAAALAGLVHLTTLLLLAGSVALVVSGPWPLRVLGAVGLVVAVVLRPRLGRLTEDAAPVERADAPALYALADRVATAVGAAPVDVILLTDEFNAAFARIGVRNRGVLMIGLPLWAVLTPGQRVAVLAHEFGHDVNGDHRRGRWLGSALRALHEWYRLTLPERLTSAEDHFVLVLAGMVQRLVMRVLNGAVAVLLVALDRLTARSGQAAEYRADALSAKVAGTATARSMLETLLLGSTVESVLLRRRNRPVRARGTDHRAAAAELWTELAESVAAVPPVERERRLRLSARALGSVDHEHPPTHLRIRLVGQRPPVTEPLVALADEEAAAIEAELAPHGEKLARELLRS; this is encoded by the coding sequence ATGCCCACGCTCACCCGCCCCGACAGCTGCCCGGACTGCACGGCGCCACTGGATACCGATCCGACGTTCCCCGCCTGGTGCCCGGCCTGCGAGTGGAACCTGCTGGCCAGACCGGCCGCCCCGAGCCTGCTCACGCCGCGCGAGCAACGGCGGGAGGACCGGGCCGGGCGCCGGACGGCCAAGCGCGAGCAGGCCGTTCGGACCCGCGCCGAGCTGGTGTACGAGCAGGTCGCGAGCGACACCCCGGCGCACCGGGACCCGGCCGTCCGGCTCGCGGCCGCACTGGCCGGCCTGGTGCACCTGACGACCCTCCTCCTGCTGGCCGGCTCGGTCGCGCTGGTGGTCTCCGGGCCGTGGCCGTTGCGCGTCCTGGGTGCCGTCGGGCTGGTGGTGGCGGTCGTGCTGCGGCCCCGCCTCGGCCGGCTGACCGAGGACGCCGCGCCGGTGGAACGCGCCGACGCCCCCGCGCTGTACGCGCTGGCCGACCGGGTCGCCACCGCGGTGGGCGCCGCGCCGGTGGACGTGATCCTGCTGACCGACGAGTTCAACGCCGCCTTCGCCCGGATCGGGGTCCGCAACCGGGGCGTCCTGATGATCGGGCTGCCGCTGTGGGCGGTCCTCACCCCGGGGCAGCGGGTCGCGGTGCTGGCCCACGAGTTCGGCCACGACGTCAACGGCGACCACCGGCGCGGGCGCTGGCTGGGCTCCGCGCTCAGGGCCCTGCACGAGTGGTACCGGCTGACCCTGCCCGAGCGGTTGACCTCCGCCGAGGACCACTTCGTGCTGGTCCTCGCCGGTATGGTCCAGCGGCTGGTGATGCGGGTGCTCAACGGCGCGGTGGCGGTCCTGCTGGTGGCCTTGGACCGGCTCACCGCCAGGTCCGGGCAGGCCGCCGAGTACCGCGCGGACGCGCTGTCCGCGAAGGTCGCCGGCACCGCGACCGCGCGGTCGATGCTGGAGACGCTGCTGCTCGGCAGCACCGTCGAGTCGGTCCTGCTGCGCCGGCGCAACCGGCCCGTCCGTGCCCGCGGGACGGACCACCGGGCCGCCGCCGCCGAGCTCTGGACCGAGCTGGCGGAGAGCGTCGCCGCCGTTCCCCCCGTGGAGCGCGAGCGCCGGCTGAGGCTGTCCGCCCGGGCGCTCGGCTCGGTCGACCACGAGCACCCCCCGACCCATCTGCGGATCCGCCTGGTCGGGCAGCGCCCGCCGGTCACCGAGCCGCTGGTCGCGCTCGCGGACGAGGAGGCCGCGGCGATCGAGGCCGAGCTGGCACCACACGGGGAGAAGCTGGCCCGCGAACTGCTGCGGAGCTGA
- a CDS encoding MerR family transcriptional regulator has translation MRQLGIGELARQAGVRPSALRYYESLGLLPGARREGGRRVWPATALRRVALIRMAQRAGFTLAEIGGLLEGDPGRGATRQWRELAERKLPELDLFIRRTQELRDAVAACLACGCMNFQDCELLGAGG, from the coding sequence GTGCGACAGCTGGGCATCGGCGAGTTGGCCCGACAGGCCGGGGTGCGGCCCTCGGCCCTGCGCTACTACGAGAGCCTGGGCCTGCTCCCCGGCGCCCGCCGCGAGGGCGGCCGCCGGGTCTGGCCGGCCACCGCGCTGCGCCGGGTGGCGCTGATCAGGATGGCGCAGCGGGCCGGCTTCACCCTGGCCGAGATCGGCGGCCTGCTGGAGGGCGACCCCGGGCGCGGGGCCACCCGGCAGTGGCGGGAACTGGCCGAACGCAAGCTCCCGGAGCTGGACCTGTTCATCCGTCGGACCCAGGAGCTGCGGGACGCGGTCGCCGCCTGCCTGGCCTGCGGCTGCATGAACTTCCAGGACTGCGAGCTGCTCGGCGCGGGTGGCTGA